A DNA window from Ralstonia solanacearum K60 contains the following coding sequences:
- a CDS encoding sensor domain-containing diguanylate cyclase has product MKLTLKTQAAIMATAISVALVSLFGWSQHEPIRREVMRQIKSQRTALVRESADDLRQRLDTYLGLLERTARQTSTVRFDTPAQQAAFFASIAPTAGLFDSVFLASADGKVTAVSPHREGVIGIDIADRDYFKQVMVVDQPTISAPLRNRVGSQPVVTFAAPVHDRDGHIVGLIGAGLYLLKPNFLGDLRDMRIGETGRVYLVARGSKPVFIVHPSADKMLAPLDADPAIAAAFRADPAALPEWGGDVVTTQDVIATGWTLAAVLPGEEANRQLNAMRDRFRWSLLALAALIGVSVWAAMLWLLRPLGRLHAAMTQLSATDLREIRPVELPGASAEIEAVSTAFRKLMDEVVRQRAELEAVNDASPLGLFRCDAAGRLVYANEACRRLLGFSHDEAMIDAWLERLHPQDRESVTAGWADAVARGTGHCAELRVTVPGHDERLLVVNTAPVRVEGRVVGHVGAMEDITVRAHAEQASRVLTQILDSTTDFVAQTDVQGRVTYINPAGRRFAGVALDADVRGCLVDAFYPDDTMQWLREVAVPTAVRDGVWIGETTVFDAQRRVVPINHMLIVHRDPVGQVEYCSSIMRDITQDKAAKEALQRSRETLQTVTDAMPALIAFVDADERYRFLNAAYEKAFDRPTAAMLGLTAREVLGEEAYAIVRGPLQRALAGETVVFEREAPGRDPYRCEEITYIPQFDARGRVAGVHAVMLDVTERKKQELHLRALSTTDHLTGLLNRAGFEERLSAALAQAASDGTAGALLLLDLDGFKVVNDTYGHAAGDALLRTFAQRLARAVRPCDGVARFGGDEFVVILERLAQPDDAKAVAHHILAACNRPFRLGEIAVRVGASIGIARFDAGTLAQSAVFEAADEALYEAKSRGKGVFVAFDELSAGSSGTG; this is encoded by the coding sequence ATGAAACTCACCCTGAAGACGCAGGCGGCGATCATGGCGACCGCCATCAGCGTGGCGCTGGTGAGCCTGTTCGGCTGGTCGCAGCACGAGCCGATCCGCCGCGAGGTCATGCGCCAGATCAAGTCGCAGCGGACCGCGCTGGTGCGCGAATCCGCCGACGATCTCCGGCAGCGGCTCGACACCTACCTGGGCCTGCTGGAGCGCACCGCCCGGCAGACGTCCACCGTCCGTTTCGACACGCCCGCGCAGCAGGCGGCGTTCTTCGCGTCCATTGCACCGACCGCCGGCCTGTTCGACAGCGTGTTCCTCGCTTCCGCCGATGGCAAGGTGACCGCCGTGTCGCCGCACCGCGAGGGGGTGATCGGCATCGATATCGCCGACCGCGACTATTTCAAGCAGGTGATGGTGGTCGACCAGCCGACCATTTCCGCGCCGCTGCGCAACCGCGTCGGCAGCCAGCCGGTGGTCACCTTCGCCGCGCCCGTGCACGACCGGGATGGGCACATCGTCGGGCTGATCGGGGCGGGGCTGTACCTGCTCAAGCCCAACTTCCTGGGCGACCTGCGCGACATGCGGATCGGCGAGACCGGGCGCGTCTACCTCGTGGCGCGCGGGTCGAAGCCGGTCTTCATCGTGCACCCGTCCGCCGACAAGATGCTCGCTCCCCTCGACGCGGATCCCGCGATCGCGGCGGCTTTCCGTGCCGATCCCGCCGCATTGCCCGAGTGGGGCGGCGACGTGGTGACCACGCAGGACGTGATCGCCACCGGCTGGACCCTGGCCGCCGTGCTGCCCGGCGAGGAAGCCAATCGTCAGCTCAATGCGATGCGCGACCGCTTCCGCTGGTCGCTGCTGGCGCTGGCCGCGCTGATCGGCGTGTCGGTGTGGGCGGCGATGCTGTGGCTGCTGCGGCCGCTCGGCCGCCTGCATGCCGCCATGACGCAGCTGTCCGCCACCGACCTGCGCGAGATCCGTCCGGTCGAGCTGCCCGGCGCTTCGGCGGAGATCGAGGCGGTCTCGACGGCCTTCCGCAAGCTGATGGATGAGGTGGTGCGGCAGCGCGCCGAACTGGAGGCGGTCAACGATGCCTCGCCGCTGGGCCTGTTCCGTTGCGACGCGGCCGGCCGCCTGGTCTACGCCAACGAAGCCTGCCGCCGCCTGCTGGGTTTCTCGCATGACGAGGCGATGATCGACGCGTGGCTCGAGCGGCTGCATCCGCAGGACCGCGAGTCCGTCACGGCGGGCTGGGCGGACGCGGTGGCGCGGGGCACCGGCCATTGCGCCGAGCTGCGCGTGACCGTGCCCGGCCACGACGAGCGCCTGCTGGTCGTCAACACCGCGCCGGTGCGCGTGGAGGGCCGGGTGGTCGGCCACGTGGGCGCCATGGAAGACATCACGGTGCGTGCCCACGCCGAGCAGGCTTCGCGCGTGCTGACCCAGATTCTCGACTCCACCACCGACTTCGTCGCCCAGACCGACGTGCAGGGCCGGGTCACCTATATCAATCCGGCGGGGCGGCGCTTTGCGGGCGTGGCGCTGGATGCCGATGTGCGTGGCTGCCTCGTCGATGCGTTCTATCCGGACGACACCATGCAATGGCTGCGCGAGGTGGCCGTGCCGACGGCCGTGCGCGACGGCGTGTGGATCGGCGAGACCACGGTGTTCGATGCGCAGCGCCGTGTCGTGCCGATCAACCACATGCTCATCGTGCACCGCGACCCGGTGGGACAGGTCGAGTATTGCTCGTCGATCATGCGCGACATCACGCAGGACAAGGCGGCCAAGGAAGCCTTGCAGCGCAGCCGCGAGACCTTGCAGACCGTCACGGATGCGATGCCCGCGCTCATTGCCTTCGTCGACGCGGACGAGCGCTACCGCTTCCTGAATGCCGCCTACGAAAAGGCGTTCGACCGGCCCACCGCCGCCATGCTCGGCCTGACCGCGCGCGAGGTGCTGGGCGAGGAAGCCTACGCCATCGTGCGCGGCCCGCTGCAGCGGGCGCTCGCGGGCGAGACCGTCGTCTTCGAGCGCGAAGCGCCCGGCCGGGACCCTTACCGCTGCGAGGAAATCACCTATATCCCGCAGTTCGATGCGCGGGGGCGCGTGGCGGGCGTGCATGCGGTGATGCTCGACGTCACCGAGCGCAAGAAGCAGGAGCTGCACCTGCGCGCGCTCTCGACCACCGACCACCTGACCGGGCTGCTCAACCGCGCGGGCTTTGAAGAGCGTCTATCTGCGGCACTCGCACAGGCGGCCAGCGATGGGACCGCCGGTGCGCTGCTGTTGCTCGACCTGGACGGTTTCAAGGTCGTCAACGATACGTACGGCCACGCCGCGGGCGATGCGTTGCTGCGGACCTTCGCCCAGCGCCTGGCGCGCGCCGTGCGGCCCTGTGATGGCGTGGCGCGTTTTGGCGGCGACGAGTTCGTCGTGATCCTGGAACGGCTCGCGCAGCCCGACGACGCCAAGGCGGTGGCGCACCATATTCTTGCTGCGTGCAATCGGCCGTTCCGGCTGGGCGAGATTGCCGTGCGGGTCGGCGCCAGCATTGGCATTGCCCGCTTCGACGCGGGTACGCTGGCGCAGAGCGCCGTGTTCGAGGCGGCGGACGAGGCGCTGTACGAGGCCAAGTCGCGCGGCAAGGGGGTGTTCGTGGCCTTCGACGAATTGTCGGCCGGTTCGTCCGGCACCGGCTGA
- a CDS encoding ABC transporter substrate-binding protein: MQKTIKRLLVTAAAAAAGAAVAAGAASAAQDIKIGVAEALSGGAAQYGAAIRNGFQLAADEINAAGGINGSKIALVIEDEQGKKEEAINVFKKLIFQDKVAMVFGPTLSNSAQAADPIAQGAKTVVFGTSNTADGITSIGDYVFRNSVTEADVLPATIQTVVKKAGVKKVAVLYGNDDVFTKSGYDNFKKALEDLKIPVTTTETFAKGDVDFKAQLTKIKASNPDAIVLSALIAEGGPIMVQARQLGLNVPVIGGNGMNSVKVFDLARDKSDNLWVGSPWSIENHTPENSKFITAYTSKYKAAPDQFAAQAYDAMYIAAKALKAVKFSGSLEADRKAVRDALPAVKHTGATGAFAFRQVTARGKPAGYDAVQTPIVSVTKAGKYTIEK, encoded by the coding sequence ATGCAAAAGACCATTAAACGGCTGCTGGTGACGGCAGCGGCAGCGGCCGCGGGGGCGGCAGTGGCGGCGGGCGCAGCGTCCGCGGCCCAGGACATCAAGATCGGCGTGGCCGAGGCGCTGTCGGGCGGTGCCGCCCAGTACGGCGCGGCCATCCGCAACGGCTTCCAACTGGCCGCCGACGAGATCAACGCCGCCGGCGGCATCAACGGCAGCAAGATCGCGCTGGTCATCGAAGACGAGCAGGGCAAGAAGGAAGAGGCCATCAACGTCTTCAAGAAGCTGATCTTCCAGGACAAGGTGGCGATGGTGTTCGGCCCGACGCTGTCCAACTCGGCGCAGGCGGCCGATCCGATCGCGCAGGGCGCCAAGACCGTCGTCTTCGGCACCTCCAACACCGCCGACGGCATCACCAGCATCGGCGACTACGTCTTCCGCAATTCCGTGACCGAGGCCGACGTGCTGCCGGCCACCATCCAGACCGTGGTCAAGAAGGCCGGCGTGAAGAAGGTCGCCGTGCTGTACGGCAACGACGATGTCTTCACCAAGAGCGGCTACGACAACTTCAAGAAGGCGCTCGAAGACCTGAAGATCCCGGTCACCACGACCGAGACCTTTGCCAAGGGCGATGTCGACTTCAAGGCCCAGCTCACCAAGATCAAGGCGAGCAACCCGGATGCGATCGTGCTGTCGGCGCTGATCGCCGAGGGCGGCCCGATCATGGTCCAGGCCCGCCAGCTGGGGCTGAACGTGCCGGTCATCGGCGGCAACGGCATGAACTCGGTCAAGGTGTTCGACCTGGCCCGCGACAAGTCCGACAACCTGTGGGTGGGCAGCCCGTGGTCGATCGAGAACCACACGCCCGAGAACAGCAAGTTCATCACCGCGTACACCAGCAAGTACAAGGCGGCGCCGGACCAGTTCGCGGCGCAGGCGTATGACGCGATGTACATCGCCGCCAAGGCGCTGAAGGCCGTGAAATTCAGCGGCAGCCTGGAGGCCGACCGCAAGGCTGTCCGCGATGCGCTGCCGGCGGTCAAGCACACCGGGGCGACCGGCGCGTTCGCGTTCCGCCAAGTGACGGCGCGCGGCAAACCGGCCGGCTACGACGCGGTGCAGACGCCGATCGTCAGCGTGACCAAGGCGGGCAAGTACACGATCGAGAAGTAA
- a CDS encoding branched-chain amino acid ABC transporter permease — translation MLEQQLVNALSLGCVYALFALGFTLVFGILGVINLSHGAVFMLGAYAALQVVTQFELPLWAALAVGFVVSGVAGLIIDVLLLRPLRRRNAPHLIPMIATIGAGIAINNAMQGVFGAENLRFPAGLVSDASLDLGGVHLTPLELGIIVLSFVLMAALMLLLKRTQLGRALRAIAESPKAAALLGINVEGLFLLTSFAAAALGGLAGVLIGLYSNAVFPLMGQPMLHKGIAVIILGGLGDIRGAMLGGLFLGFAEVLSVAYIGSTMRDAVAFGLLFLILLVRPQGLFGKVLERKA, via the coding sequence ATGCTGGAACAGCAACTCGTCAACGCGCTGTCGCTCGGCTGCGTGTATGCGTTGTTCGCCCTGGGATTCACGCTGGTCTTCGGCATCCTGGGCGTGATCAACCTGTCGCACGGCGCAGTGTTCATGCTGGGCGCCTACGCGGCGCTGCAGGTCGTGACGCAATTCGAACTGCCGCTGTGGGCGGCGCTGGCCGTCGGTTTTGTCGTGAGCGGTGTGGCCGGCCTCATCATCGATGTACTGCTGCTGCGCCCGCTGCGCCGCCGCAACGCACCCCACCTGATCCCGATGATCGCCACCATCGGCGCGGGCATCGCCATCAACAACGCCATGCAGGGCGTGTTCGGCGCGGAGAACCTGCGCTTTCCGGCCGGCCTCGTCTCCGATGCCTCGCTCGACCTGGGCGGCGTCCACCTGACGCCGCTGGAGCTGGGCATCATCGTGCTGTCCTTCGTGCTGATGGCGGCGCTGATGCTGCTGCTCAAGCGCACGCAGTTGGGCCGCGCGCTGCGCGCCATCGCCGAGTCGCCCAAGGCGGCGGCGCTGCTGGGCATCAATGTCGAGGGCCTGTTCCTGCTGACGTCGTTCGCGGCCGCGGCGCTGGGCGGGCTGGCCGGCGTGCTGATCGGCCTGTATTCGAACGCGGTGTTTCCGCTGATGGGCCAGCCGATGCTGCACAAGGGCATCGCGGTCATCATCCTGGGCGGTCTGGGCGACATCCGCGGCGCGATGCTGGGCGGCCTGTTCCTCGGGTTCGCCGAGGTGCTGTCGGTGGCCTACATCGGCTCGACCATGCGCGATGCGGTGGCGTTCGGCTTGCTGTTCCTGATCCTGCTGGTGCGGCCGCAAGGGCTGTTCGGCAAGGTGCTGGAACGCAAGGCGTAA
- a CDS encoding branched-chain amino acid ABC transporter permease, translated as MEWFDNFWSVYSNLVLTLGINALLALSIYLTLSCGLLAMANAAFMGIGAYTSALLTMNAEMPFPVALLGGMLAPAVVAVVIGRPTLRLSGVYLAMATLGFGEVVRVLILNTENWTGGALGLNGIPQLTEWWHVALAVALTLFVLARMRRSKVGRAFEAIKEDETAAGLMGINVAGTKLLAFTLGAVIAGLAGALNAHLTFFIGPNEFGFDRGVEILTMTILGGTSGLTGPVLGSVILSLLPELLRAFKDFRLVVNGLILMLIVLFLPKGIWDPARFARWLGMKRGGTMPGASAASNESH; from the coding sequence ATGGAATGGTTCGACAATTTCTGGTCGGTCTACAGCAACCTGGTGCTGACGCTCGGCATCAACGCGCTGCTGGCGCTGTCCATTTATCTCACGCTGTCGTGCGGCCTGCTGGCGATGGCCAATGCGGCCTTCATGGGCATCGGCGCGTACACCTCCGCGCTGCTGACGATGAACGCCGAGATGCCGTTTCCGGTGGCGCTGCTGGGCGGCATGCTGGCGCCGGCCGTGGTGGCCGTCGTCATCGGCCGGCCGACGCTGCGGCTGTCCGGCGTGTACCTCGCCATGGCGACACTGGGCTTTGGTGAAGTGGTGCGCGTGCTGATCCTGAACACCGAGAACTGGACCGGCGGCGCGCTGGGCCTGAACGGTATCCCGCAACTGACCGAGTGGTGGCATGTGGCCCTGGCCGTGGCGCTCACGCTGTTCGTGCTGGCGCGCATGCGCCGCTCGAAGGTGGGCCGTGCGTTCGAGGCCATCAAGGAAGACGAGACCGCCGCCGGCCTGATGGGCATCAACGTGGCGGGCACCAAGCTGCTGGCGTTCACGCTGGGCGCTGTCATCGCCGGTCTGGCGGGCGCGCTCAATGCGCACCTGACGTTCTTCATCGGCCCGAACGAGTTCGGCTTCGACCGCGGCGTCGAGATTTTGACGATGACGATCCTGGGCGGCACGAGCGGCCTGACCGGTCCGGTGCTTGGCAGCGTGATCCTCTCGCTGTTGCCGGAGCTGCTGCGCGCGTTCAAGGATTTCCGCCTGGTGGTCAACGGCCTGATCCTGATGTTGATCGTGCTGTTCCTGCCCAAGGGCATCTGGGACCCGGCGCGTTTCGCGCGCTGGCTCGGCATGAAGCGCGGCGGCACCATGCCGGGCGCGTCCGCTGCCTCCAACGAATCGCACTGA
- a CDS encoding ABC transporter ATP-binding protein: MLKLASISKRFGGLSVLQDVNIEVPQGTIFGLIGPNGAGKTTVFNLITGLLEPTGGTLTFDGASLVGKKPHQITQMGIARTFQNIRIFKEMTLLENVVVGMHRHLDYGAPGLLLSLPKYRAAERRARDRALELLSWVKLDHKARDIADNLSYGDQRKLELARALATEPKLLLLDEPVAGMNTGEKVDLMAEIENIKARGYTIFMIEHDMRFVMGLCERIAVLNFGRIIAEGPPEAIRNNPQVIEAYLGRDDDEGEGGAAAQEVTA, encoded by the coding sequence ATGCTGAAACTCGCATCCATTTCCAAGCGCTTCGGTGGCCTGTCGGTCCTGCAGGACGTCAACATCGAGGTGCCGCAGGGCACCATCTTCGGCCTGATCGGCCCCAACGGCGCCGGCAAGACCACGGTGTTCAACCTGATCACCGGCCTGCTGGAGCCGACCGGCGGCACGCTGACCTTCGACGGCGCCAGCCTGGTCGGCAAGAAGCCGCACCAGATCACGCAGATGGGCATCGCCCGCACCTTCCAGAACATCCGCATCTTCAAGGAGATGACGCTGCTGGAGAACGTGGTGGTCGGCATGCACCGGCACCTGGACTACGGCGCGCCGGGCCTGCTGCTGTCGCTGCCCAAGTACCGCGCCGCCGAGCGCCGTGCTCGCGATCGCGCATTGGAGCTGCTGTCGTGGGTCAAGCTCGACCACAAGGCCCGCGACATCGCCGACAACCTGTCGTACGGCGACCAGCGCAAGCTCGAACTCGCGCGGGCGCTGGCTACCGAGCCGAAGCTGCTGCTGCTCGACGAGCCCGTCGCCGGCATGAACACCGGCGAGAAGGTCGACCTGATGGCCGAGATCGAGAACATCAAGGCGCGCGGCTACACCATCTTCATGATCGAGCACGACATGCGCTTCGTGATGGGCCTGTGCGAGCGGATTGCCGTGCTGAACTTCGGCCGCATCATCGCCGAAGGGCCGCCCGAGGCGATCCGCAACAACCCGCAGGTGATCGAGGCCTACCTGGGCCGCGACGATGATGAAGGCGAAGGCGGTGCTGCCGCGCAGGAGGTGACGGCATGA
- a CDS encoding ABC transporter ATP-binding protein, producing the protein MTVLLEVKGLEVSYGHIAAVKGIDFALNAGEITSLVGANGAGKSTTLLALSGLIPKAQGTVRGSILFEGEDVAQWSPHKRVARGIVQVAEGRAILTTMTVRENLELGAYTRQGRHQRSQAASDLERVFHLFPRLKERIDGIAGNLSGGEQQMLAIGRALMARPRVLLLDEPSMGLAPIIVQEIFRILRTINAEGLTIFLVEQNVRQALKIAQRGYVLETGQIVLADSGQNLLGNPRVLEAYLGG; encoded by the coding sequence ATGACTGTGCTGCTGGAAGTCAAAGGGCTGGAGGTGTCGTACGGGCACATCGCGGCCGTCAAGGGCATCGACTTTGCGCTCAACGCGGGCGAGATTACCTCGCTGGTCGGTGCCAACGGCGCGGGCAAATCGACCACGCTGCTGGCGCTCTCCGGGCTGATCCCGAAGGCGCAGGGCACGGTGCGCGGTTCGATCCTGTTCGAGGGCGAGGACGTCGCGCAGTGGTCGCCGCACAAGCGCGTCGCGCGCGGCATCGTGCAGGTGGCCGAAGGCCGCGCCATTCTCACCACCATGACGGTGCGCGAGAACCTGGAGCTGGGCGCCTATACGCGGCAAGGTCGGCATCAGCGCAGCCAGGCGGCTTCCGACCTGGAGCGCGTGTTCCACCTGTTCCCGCGCCTGAAGGAGCGTATCGACGGTATCGCCGGCAACCTGTCGGGCGGCGAGCAGCAGATGCTCGCCATCGGCCGCGCGCTGATGGCACGGCCGCGCGTGCTGCTGCTCGACGAGCCGTCGATGGGCCTGGCGCCGATCATCGTGCAGGAGATCTTCCGCATCCTGCGCACCATCAACGCCGAAGGGCTGACCATCTTTCTGGTCGAGCAGAACGTGCGGCAGGCGCTGAAGATCGCGCAGCGCGGCTATGTGCTGGAGACCGGCCAGATCGTGCTGGCCGACAGCGGGCAGAACCTGCTGGGCAATCCGCGCGTGCTGGAAGCGTACCTGGGCGGCTGA
- a CDS encoding LysR family transcriptional regulator translates to MQWDDVRYFLALAREGSLSAAARRLGVEHTTVARRADALEQALGVRLFDRLPRGWRLTAEGGALAERAGRMEQEAAGFARAAVGAGSLRGTVRVSAPPTLASHIIAPNLATLRLQWPGIDLVLLGEKRNANLMAHEADLAVRLSRPTAAALSTRPLGELGYGLYATPELLARPEAEWEFIGYDDTLRHMPQQRWLAAYAGTRRMILRCSDLAAIHRAALAGVGVAALPHFLASAEMGTPLRRVPVSDPALQRPIWLVIHPDVRRSPRVRAVADGLIALFEANQHVLAGA, encoded by the coding sequence TTGCAGTGGGATGACGTCCGCTACTTTCTCGCGCTGGCGCGGGAAGGCAGCCTGTCGGCCGCGGCGCGCCGGCTGGGCGTGGAACACACCACCGTGGCCCGCCGCGCCGATGCGCTGGAGCAGGCGCTCGGCGTGCGGCTGTTCGACCGCCTGCCGCGCGGCTGGCGCCTGACCGCCGAGGGCGGCGCGCTAGCCGAGCGGGCTGGCCGCATGGAGCAGGAAGCCGCCGGCTTTGCCCGGGCGGCGGTGGGAGCCGGCAGCCTGCGCGGCACGGTGCGCGTCTCCGCGCCGCCGACCCTCGCCAGCCACATCATCGCGCCCAACCTGGCGACGCTGCGGCTCCAGTGGCCCGGCATCGACCTGGTTCTGCTGGGCGAGAAGCGCAACGCCAACCTGATGGCGCACGAGGCCGACCTGGCCGTGCGGCTGTCGCGCCCCACCGCAGCAGCACTGTCGACACGCCCGCTGGGCGAACTCGGCTACGGCCTCTATGCGACGCCCGAGCTGCTGGCGCGCCCGGAGGCGGAATGGGAATTCATCGGCTACGACGACACCCTGCGGCACATGCCCCAGCAGCGCTGGCTGGCCGCCTACGCCGGCACACGCCGCATGATCCTGCGCTGCAGCGACCTGGCGGCGATCCATCGGGCCGCGCTGGCGGGGGTGGGCGTGGCGGCGCTTCCGCACTTCCTGGCGTCCGCAGAAATGGGTACGCCCCTGCGCCGGGTGCCGGTCAGCGACCCGGCGTTGCAGCGGCCGATCTGGCTGGTGATCCATCCCGATGTCCGGCGCTCGCCGCGCGTGCGGGCCGTAGCCGACGGGCTGATCGCCTTGTTCGAGGCGAACCAGCACGTGCTGGCGGGTGCCTGA
- a CDS encoding YciI family protein: protein MLYLILLTYRAPLDVLDRALPAHRAYLQAHYESGHFLMSGPLFPREGGGILARGASREAIEAIVARDPFVVEQLVEARVIAWAPNRRLDEVPQAWLPEAAVSTRAV, encoded by the coding sequence ATGCTGTACCTGATTCTTCTGACCTATCGCGCGCCGCTCGACGTCCTCGACCGAGCGTTGCCCGCGCATCGGGCGTACCTGCAGGCGCATTACGAGAGCGGGCATTTCCTGATGTCCGGTCCCCTCTTCCCGCGCGAGGGCGGTGGCATCCTGGCGCGCGGCGCCTCGCGCGAGGCGATCGAAGCCATCGTCGCGCGCGATCCGTTCGTCGTCGAGCAACTGGTGGAGGCACGGGTGATCGCCTGGGCGCCGAACCGGCGGCTGGATGAGGTCCCCCAGGCGTGGCTGCCCGAAGCGGCGGTCAGCACCCGCGCCGTGTGA
- a CDS encoding ClcB-like voltage-gated chloride channel protein: MSDTPPPSSDLPPRPPWWARAAARLPFRREHLVLAIAGLIGCAGALATIVFRECLRHLQWWLAGTDQGLVATARALPWWGCLLVPTVGGLLAGLTLQYGLKWIPRKGAEDYMEAIAVGDGVLSARQSLVRSASSLCSVASGASIGREGPMVQLAAMCGSLLGRLLRHVMPVSVEQLRLLVACGAAAGITSAYNAPISGAVFVCEIVFGAVTTATLGPLLVSAVTADIIVRQFFGYGAVYAMPHFDFVSGWEVLTYLGLGLAAGVAGPLLLGLIDRARDAFARTRLPQALRLALGGLIVGALSIRVPEVWGNGYSVVNGFLHAPWLWQAVALVLVCKVCATAASAGSGAVGGVFTPTLFCGAALGLLYGTGMHALLPDAAPVPVSYAVVGMGALLAATTHAPLMSILMIFEMTLSYQEVLPLMLACITGYVTAHATGAPSVYARALARNRDDTLRLPPPSSP, from the coding sequence ATGTCCGACACGCCGCCACCTTCGTCCGATCTGCCCCCGCGTCCGCCGTGGTGGGCACGCGCCGCCGCGCGGCTGCCGTTCCGGCGCGAACACCTGGTGCTGGCGATTGCCGGACTGATCGGCTGCGCCGGGGCCCTGGCGACCATCGTGTTCCGCGAATGCCTGCGACACCTGCAATGGTGGCTGGCCGGCACCGACCAGGGCCTGGTCGCGACGGCACGCGCGCTGCCGTGGTGGGGGTGCCTGCTGGTGCCCACCGTCGGCGGGCTGCTGGCCGGGCTGACGCTGCAATATGGGCTGAAGTGGATTCCGCGCAAGGGCGCGGAAGACTACATGGAGGCCATTGCCGTCGGCGACGGCGTGCTGAGCGCGCGGCAGAGCCTGGTCCGCAGCGCATCGTCGCTGTGTTCGGTGGCGAGCGGCGCTTCGATCGGCCGCGAAGGCCCGATGGTGCAACTCGCGGCGATGTGCGGTTCGCTGCTGGGCCGGCTGCTGCGGCATGTCATGCCGGTGTCGGTCGAGCAACTGCGCCTGCTGGTGGCCTGCGGTGCGGCCGCCGGCATCACCTCGGCCTATAACGCGCCCATCTCCGGCGCCGTGTTCGTCTGCGAGATCGTGTTCGGCGCGGTCACGACCGCCACGCTGGGCCCGTTGCTGGTGTCCGCCGTCACGGCCGACATCATCGTGCGCCAGTTCTTCGGCTACGGCGCGGTCTATGCGATGCCGCATTTCGATTTCGTCTCCGGCTGGGAGGTGCTGACGTATCTCGGCCTGGGCCTGGCCGCCGGGGTGGCGGGGCCGCTGCTGCTCGGCCTGATCGACCGCGCGCGCGACGCTTTTGCGCGCACCCGCCTGCCGCAGGCACTGCGGTTGGCCTTGGGCGGGCTGATCGTCGGGGCGCTGTCGATCCGTGTGCCGGAGGTCTGGGGCAACGGCTATAGCGTGGTCAATGGCTTTTTGCATGCGCCCTGGCTGTGGCAGGCGGTGGCGCTGGTGCTGGTCTGCAAGGTCTGCGCGACCGCCGCCAGCGCCGGTTCGGGCGCGGTGGGCGGCGTGTTCACGCCCACGCTGTTCTGCGGCGCGGCGCTGGGCCTGCTGTATGGCACCGGCATGCACGCGCTGCTGCCCGATGCCGCACCGGTGCCGGTCAGCTACGCGGTGGTCGGCATGGGGGCGTTGCTGGCGGCCACGACGCACGCACCGCTGATGTCGATCCTGATGATCTTCGAGATGACGCTGAGCTACCAGGAGGTGCTGCCCCTGATGCTGGCGTGCATCACCGGCTACGTGACGGCCCACGCGACGGGCGCGCCGTCGGTCTACGCGCGGGCGCTGGCGCGCAATCGCGACGATACGCTGCGCTTGCCGCCGCCTTCATCGCCCTAG